Below is a genomic region from Acidobacteriota bacterium.
CGTAAACGCGCAGTCATTCAGTTGAAAAGAAAGCAGGGCTAGTCCCCCGACTCCTAACGATGCTGCGACTCGCTGAAGTTCTTGCGGGTATGGGGGTTTGTACTTCCAGGTGAGAGATGGGCGGCCAAGGCCACCCATATGGGAGTCGATTATGCCGACTGAGCAGGGCGGAGACGTGCGGGCGCTTGTGTTGGATATCGCGAAGGCTCTGGTCGATGAGCCTGATTTGGTCACAGTAGAGGCTATCGAAGGTCCGGAAAGCACGGTGCTGGAGTTGCGGGTAGCTCAACGAGATTTGGGAAAAGTGATCGGTAAGCAGGGACGCACCGCGCGTTCCCTGCGGACAATTATCGGCGCTGCCAGTATGAAACTGCATAAGCGTCACAGCCTTGAGATTATCGAGGATGGACTGCCCGGCGGTGTGCAGTCGGGTGCAGCAGGCGCCTAAAAACGGGGGAACTCGTTACAGGAAAATTCACTGCTAATTCGCTGTTATTCACTGTTCCTAAAACGAGTTTTCTGAATTCTGGGCAGAATTCGATAACTTTCGGGTTTACTTCTAAAATTCACTGTTAAATTCGCTGTTAAATTCGCTGTTCTTTGCTCCGCCTCATTTTCCGCTGGCTTCTGAGATCGTGATAATGTCCTGAACCGTATTGCCTCCATCCGTTAAATTCATTGTTGTCGCCCGCATTGTGCGTCCCCAAGGAAGACGGGGCGAGGTGCTAGCCGAGATCCTCACCGATTTCCCGGAAAAATTCTCCGAGCGCTCCCAGCTGTGGCTTGGCTGCGAAGATGACTCGCAGCCGCGCGAGTACCAACTCGCAAATCATTGGTTTCATAAAGGCCGAGTAGTGCTCAAATTTGAGGGCGTGAACTCCATATCCGACGCCGAGTTCTTGAGCGGGTTATTGGTCCAGGTTCCGCTCGAGAAACGCGCGGAACTCGAGGAAGGAAAGACTTACGTTGCCGATCTGGTTGGAAGCATGGTGGTTGACGTCTTGAATGGCCGCCGACATGAGATTGGCCGGATTGAGGATGTTCGGCAAGATGTCGGCGCCGCGCCATTGCTGGTCGTGCTCCGAGCGGGCGAGGAATGCGAAATCCCCTTTGCGGAGGAGTATCTAGTGCGGTTTGACGCTGCCCGCAAAATTCTCGAGATGAAGCTTCCCCCCGGCCTGCTAAAAATAAACGCACCTTTGTCGGAGGAAGAAAAGCAACAGCGGTAGGCGCATCAAGCCATCCAAAGCGGCTCTCTGCGACAATAAGCGAACTCGATTTCCCCAATGCGTTTCGACATCCTTACGATCTTTCCTGACTTCTTTCGTGGGCCGCTCGACTACGGAGTATTACGTCGTGCGCGAGAGCAGAAGCTGGTGGAAGTGAATATCCACGATCTGCGGGCCTTCACTCATGATCGTCACCAGACTGTCGACGATCGTCCCTTCGGCGGTGGCGAAGGCATGGTGCTGAAGCCGCAGCCGATTTTTGAATGCATCGAATCGTTGAGCCTAAGTTCACGGGAAAACAGGCTTCACCCTGAATGCAGGGAATCGGTGATTCTGCTGTCTGCTCAAGGCCGGCTTTTTCATCAGCGCGAAGCTGAGGAGTTAGCAAAATTGGATCGTGTAGCGCTCATCTGCGGACGCTATGAGGGAGTTGATGAGCGGGTGAACGAATATCTTGCTGACCGCGAGATTTCTGTCGGTGATTTCGTTCTGAGCGGAGGCGAGCTCGGCGCTGCGATCATCGTCGATACCATCTCGCGGCTAATTCCTGGTGTTCTCGGCAACGAGGCGTCGGCACATCAGGAAAGCTTCAGTTCGACTGTGCGACCATCTCAAGACGGCCTCCCAGACTCAACCTGCGGTCCGGGTGGACTTCTGGATTATCCACACTACACGCGCCCAGCGGATTTTGGCGGCTGGCTAGTCCCAGAGGTGCTCTCGTCAGGGAATCACGATGAGATTCGCCGCTGGCGTCGCCGAAAAGCCATCGAGAAGACGCTGCGAAATCGGCCAGAGCTTCTTAAGGCCGAGCTTCTTACCGAGGAAGACCAGAAGATTGTCGCGGGTTTGCAGCGCACGGGAAAGCTGATTCAATAGCGGCGAATGCGGTACAATGAATGTTTGTCTGAGAGGGTGCGGTGCGCCCTGAGACCACATGCAATGCCCCAAGCTCCACCTGCCAGGGCATTGCAAATCATGAAATTCCGAGCGGAGCCCGGCAGCGGTCGGTGCAACGTATGCGCGAAAGGAACTGATAATGTCGATTTCACCGATCATGGCAAAGGTTGCAGAGAAGCTGCAGCGTAAAGATATCCCGCAGATATCTCCCGGCGATACGGTTCGCGTTCAAGTCAAGATTAAGGAAGGCGACAAAGAGCGGGTGCAGGCGTTCGAGGGTGTTGTCATCGCTAAGAAGGGCGGTCCGCAGGCCAGCCTTACGGTTCGCAAGATCAGCTTTGGTCAAGGCGTCGAACGCATCTTTCCTCTGAACTCGAAGGTCATTGATAAGATCGAGCACGTCCGTAGCAGCCGCGTGCGCCGGGCGAAGCTGTTCTATCTGCGTGGACTAAAAGGAAAATCCGCTCGTCTGCGCGAGGTTGAGAGCTAGCGTCTCTCTCATTTCGAGCGGGAGTATCCTGCGTTACACTATTCTGCCCTTCCAGGCTCCTGGAGCATTGATGCAGAGTACCCGCCTTACCCGCCTGCTAACGACTCTTGTGTTCTGTTCGATCTCCGCGTTAGCGCAAACATCTGCTTCACGTTTGAAGGACGCTGCTCCACACATGCCGGCAAACAAATTCGCCACTCAAAATGAGTGGTGGAAGTATTCCGTCTTCTACGAGATCTACCCGCGAAGCTACGGAGATTCGAATAACGATGGGACCGGCGATCTGAACGGGATCACGCAGCATCTGGATCACCTCGCACGCCTGGGAGTGGACGCCATCTGGATTACGCCCTGCTTCCCTTCGCCTCAAGTAGATTTTGGGTATGACGTCTCCGATTACCGCAATATCGATCCTCAGTACGGAACTCTCGCTGATTTCGATCGCCTGGTCGCCGAGGCCAAAAAACGTCACATAAAGGTCATTCTGGATTTCGTCGTCAATCATTCTTCCGACAAACACCAATGGTTCATGGAGTCGGCGAAATCGACGACGAATCCTTATCGCGAATACTACATCTGGCGCGATGGCAAGAGTGAAGGGCAACCGCCGAACAACTGGACTTCGACCTTCGGCGGTCCGAGCTGGACGTTTTCAGAGACCACGAAGCAGTGGTACTACCACTACTTCTATCCCCAGCAGCCCGATCTGAACTGGCGCAATCCGAAAGTCGAATCCGAAATGTTCGAAATTACCCGCTTCTGGTACCAACGGGGCGTCTACGGCTTTCGCCTGGACGCGGTCGACACGATGTTTGAGGACCCGAATCTCACCGACAATCCTCCTCTGGAGGGCACCGATGCTTACGGCATGCCGTTGCAGGAGCACATTCACGACCACAGTCTGTCTGAAGTTCATGCCGAATTGCAGAAGCTCCGCAAAGTTGCCGACGAGTCTTCCGGTCGCGTTCTCATCGGGGAGACCTGGACCAAGACAGCCGAAGAGCTAGCCGAGTATTACGGACCCAGCAACAACGAACTGCAAATGCCGATGTACTTCAACTTCACGAAAGTCGACGAGCTGGATGCAAATGAATTTCGCCAGAAAGTAGCCGCCATAGAGAGCAATCCTGTGCATGGCTGGCCGGTGTACGTGCTCAGCAACCACGATATCCGCCGATATGTGGACCGATATGGAACGGGAGATAACAAAGATCAGGTCGCGAAATTAATGTCGGCTCTTTATCTCACGCTCCGCGGCAGCGCAATCATGTACTACGGCGAAGAGATCGGCATGGAAAATAACGATCCCAAGCGCGTGGAGGACGTGAAGGACGTAATCGGGAAGAAAGGCTGGCCGAAGGAAATCGGACGCGATGGCGAGCGCAGTCCGATGCAGTGGGATTCCTCCGTCAACGCCGGATTTAATCAGGGAGCGACACCATGGCTCTCCGTTGATGCAAATTACACCACTCACAATGTTGCGAGTGAAATGGCGGAGGCTAACTCAATCCTGAATTGGTACAGGCACATCATCAAGCTCCGGCGCACTCATCCCGCCTTCTACTCCGGCGATTATGTCGTACTAGATGAGAACAATCCCAATGTCATGAGCTACCTTCGCAAATCGAAACGCGAGATGGCTCTCGTGGTGCTCAACTTCTCTTCGCAGCCGCAGAACATCGCGCTCGATACAACCAGGATCGGAGCTTCCAAAGGACGAGTGCTGGCTGCGACGAGTGCGACAGCGGCAACGATCGATCTCAGTAGAGTTTCTATCGAGCCCTATGGTGTTGTGATCGCTGAAGTTCAGAAATGATAGAAAGTATTGACAGGCGAGTTGAGGGACAAGAACCGCCGCGCCTTCGCACGGGTTTTCGATAGAACTGTTTGTTTTTCTT
It encodes:
- a CDS encoding RNA-binding protein, translated to MPTEQGGDVRALVLDIAKALVDEPDLVTVEAIEGPESTVLELRVAQRDLGKVIGKQGRTARSLRTIIGAASMKLHKRHSLEIIEDGLPGGVQSGAAGA
- the rimM gene encoding 16S rRNA processing protein RimM — its product is MPPSVKFIVVARIVRPQGRRGEVLAEILTDFPEKFSERSQLWLGCEDDSQPREYQLANHWFHKGRVVLKFEGVNSISDAEFLSGLLVQVPLEKRAELEEGKTYVADLVGSMVVDVLNGRRHEIGRIEDVRQDVGAAPLLVVLRAGEECEIPFAEEYLVRFDAARKILEMKLPPGLLKINAPLSEEEKQQR
- a CDS encoding tRNA (guanosine(37)-N1)-methyltransferase TrmD, whose protein sequence is MRFDILTIFPDFFRGPLDYGVLRRAREQKLVEVNIHDLRAFTHDRHQTVDDRPFGGGEGMVLKPQPIFECIESLSLSSRENRLHPECRESVILLSAQGRLFHQREAEELAKLDRVALICGRYEGVDERVNEYLADREISVGDFVLSGGELGAAIIVDTISRLIPGVLGNEASAHQESFSSTVRPSQDGLPDSTCGPGGLLDYPHYTRPADFGGWLVPEVLSSGNHDEIRRWRRRKAIEKTLRNRPELLKAELLTEEDQKIVAGLQRTGKLIQ
- a CDS encoding 50S ribosomal protein L19, which gives rise to MSISPIMAKVAEKLQRKDIPQISPGDTVRVQVKIKEGDKERVQAFEGVVIAKKGGPQASLTVRKISFGQGVERIFPLNSKVIDKIEHVRSSRVRRAKLFYLRGLKGKSARLREVES
- a CDS encoding glucohydrolase, producing MQSTRLTRLLTTLVFCSISALAQTSASRLKDAAPHMPANKFATQNEWWKYSVFYEIYPRSYGDSNNDGTGDLNGITQHLDHLARLGVDAIWITPCFPSPQVDFGYDVSDYRNIDPQYGTLADFDRLVAEAKKRHIKVILDFVVNHSSDKHQWFMESAKSTTNPYREYYIWRDGKSEGQPPNNWTSTFGGPSWTFSETTKQWYYHYFYPQQPDLNWRNPKVESEMFEITRFWYQRGVYGFRLDAVDTMFEDPNLTDNPPLEGTDAYGMPLQEHIHDHSLSEVHAELQKLRKVADESSGRVLIGETWTKTAEELAEYYGPSNNELQMPMYFNFTKVDELDANEFRQKVAAIESNPVHGWPVYVLSNHDIRRYVDRYGTGDNKDQVAKLMSALYLTLRGSAIMYYGEEIGMENNDPKRVEDVKDVIGKKGWPKEIGRDGERSPMQWDSSVNAGFNQGATPWLSVDANYTTHNVASEMAEANSILNWYRHIIKLRRTHPAFYSGDYVVLDENNPNVMSYLRKSKREMALVVLNFSSQPQNIALDTTRIGASKGRVLAATSATAATIDLSRVSIEPYGVVIAEVQK